One Salvelinus fontinalis isolate EN_2023a chromosome 11, ASM2944872v1, whole genome shotgun sequence DNA window includes the following coding sequences:
- the LOC129865173 gene encoding podocalyxin-like has protein sequence MKQSFVKNRMETKMRITWALLPLGFLLHCTHADTTQTPSISSTSMVHTSFPTVTSNIDTVNNTVSDPATHAVTTPSLISSTGTAPAPLTALSGATLSTSTSGRSSGNVVSTNMTAAGLDSTSSSGIPTQTTAQFTSSSRTPTQTTTQFTSSSRTPTQTTTQFTSSSRTPTQTTAQLTSSSGTPTQTTAQFTSSSRTPTQTIAQFTSSSGTHTQTTQPPTSSSRTPTQTTAQFTSSSRTPTQNTAQFTSSSGTHTQTTQPPTSSSGTHTQTPPHSTAVTEVDGRHTPNLTIPWSRSSSPSQQPFTSGPVGSGSGFAITTTRAQGGMVLTSTAETTTTTTTTTSPPKSFMFVMSKGNEENHERKDLEKLCRQLMSQMHDANCTLTVRENNGHTTFDSVVITGKVDNAVVQQNYEEVTRKPSDNMTLIAILASCGALLAMIVGFALYAAYHRKSYWKNHQQHLTEEMQTVENGYHDNPTLEVMEVQPEMQEKKVALNGDFNDSWIVPIDNLLKEDMPDEEDTHL, from the exons ATGAAACAAAGTTTCGTAAAAAACAGAATGGAAACGAAAATGCGAATCACGTGGGCACTTCTTCCACTTG GTTTTCTACTTCACTGTACTCATGCTGATACAACACAAACACCCTCTATTTCTTCAACTTCCATGGTGCACACCAGCTTCCCAACAGTCACATCCAATATCGACACCGTGAACAACACTGTTTCTGATCCAGCCACCCATGCAGTAACCACCCCCAGTCTAATCAGTAGTACCGGGACTGCACCAGCCCCGCTTACCGCACTAAGTGGGGCCACGCTGAGCACCTCTACCTCTGGGAGGTCCAGTGGTAATGTGGTGTCCACCAACATGACTGCTGCTGGACTGGACTCCACTAGCTCCTCAGGAATCCCCACCCAGACCACCGCGCAATTCACTAGCTCCTCACGAACCCCCACCCAGACCACCACGCAATTCACTAGCTCCTCACGAACCCCCACCCAGACCACCACGCAATTCACTAGCTCCTCACGAACCCCCACCCAGACCACCGCGCAATTAACTAGCTCCTCAGGAACCCCCACCCAGACCACCGCGCAATTCACTAGCTCCTCACGAACCCCCACCCAGACCATCGCGCAATTCACTAGCTCCTCAGGAACCCACACTCAGACCACCCAGCCCCCCACTAGCTCCTCACGAACCCCCACCCAGACCACAGCGCAATTCACTAGCTCCTCACGAACCCCCACCCAGAACACCGCGCAATTCACTAGCTCCTCAGGAACCCACACTCAGACCACCCAGCCACCCACTAGCTCCTCAGGAACCCACACTCAGACCCCCCCGCACTCCACTGCAG TCACAGAGGTGGATGGGAGACATACTCCAAACCTTACAATCCCATGGTCAAGGTCGTCCTCTCCATCCCAGCAACCTTTCACATCCGGCCCTGTGGGTTCAGGAAGCGGTTTTGCTATCACCACAACCCGTGCACAGGGAGGGATGGTGTTAACAAGCACGGCTGAGACTACAACCACGACGACCACTACCACAAGTCCTCCCAAGAGCTTTATG TTTGTCATGTCCAAAGGAAATGAAGAG AATCACGAGAGGAAGGACCTGGAGAAGCTGTGTCGACAGCTGATGTCTCAGATGCATGACGCTAACTGTACTCTGACTGTGAGAGAGAACAACGGACACACTACCTTTGACAGCGTGGTAATTACCGGCAAAG TGGACAACGCTGTCGTCCAGCAAAACTATGAGGAAGTCACCAGA AAACCAAGTGACAACATGACACTGATTGCCATTTTGGCGTCCTGCGGAGCTCTGCTGGCCATGATTGTAGGCTTCGCCCTCTACGCCGCATACCACCGCAAGTCCTATTGGAAGAACCACCAA CAACACCTGACAGAGGAGATGCAGACGGTGGAGAACGGTTACCATGACAACCCCACGTTGGAGGTGATGGAGGTGCAGCCGGAGATGCAGGAGAAGAAGGTGGCCCTGAACGGAGACTTCAACGACAGCTGGATTGTTCCCATCGACAACCTGCTCAAAGAGGACATGCCAGATGAGGAGGACACTCACCTGTAG